One stretch of Alcaligenes aquatilis DNA includes these proteins:
- a CDS encoding Bug family tripartite tricarboxylate transporter substrate binding protein, giving the protein MKQLKNTTLALLVAGVGALAPMMAQAAWPTTDQVRIVVPYPPGTEPDILARDLGVHLNKATGKVFVIENRPGANAIIGTDNVAKAKGDGSALLMVDSLAVSTNPLLYSNLPYKWEKDLKPVTTVAGVNLYLLVRNDFPAKDYKEFIAQAKKANGDTNVGTGGRGHVTHLGMGLLAREEGVNFTYIPYKGMAPATNAILGGETDAMLVGGILASQHVDGGKVRVLAVGADKRTELLPNVPTVQEAGGHANSIPTTTFALFAPGTTPDDTVKEIQEQVDAALKTPEMLAAFKSRGLAQFYTTPAQTLERVQNDSKVYAELIPTLGIQPE; this is encoded by the coding sequence ATGAAGCAGCTTAAAAATACGACGCTGGCCCTGTTGGTGGCAGGTGTGGGGGCCTTGGCCCCGATGATGGCTCAGGCTGCCTGGCCGACGACGGATCAGGTTCGTATTGTGGTCCCTTACCCACCCGGCACTGAGCCTGACATTCTGGCCCGCGATCTGGGTGTGCATTTGAACAAGGCCACCGGCAAGGTGTTTGTGATTGAAAACCGCCCGGGTGCCAATGCCATTATCGGTACTGATAATGTTGCCAAAGCCAAGGGTGACGGTTCTGCCTTGCTGATGGTGGACAGTCTGGCGGTCTCCACCAATCCCCTGCTCTACAGTAACCTGCCCTACAAATGGGAAAAGGACTTAAAGCCGGTCACCACCGTAGCCGGAGTGAATCTGTACCTGCTGGTGCGTAATGACTTCCCGGCCAAGGATTACAAGGAGTTCATTGCTCAGGCCAAGAAAGCCAATGGTGATACCAATGTGGGTACAGGTGGTCGCGGACACGTTACGCACCTGGGTATGGGCTTGCTGGCCCGTGAAGAAGGCGTGAACTTCACCTACATTCCCTATAAGGGTATGGCCCCGGCCACAAATGCCATTTTGGGCGGTGAGACCGATGCCATGCTGGTTGGCGGTATTCTGGCTTCGCAACACGTGGATGGTGGCAAGGTGCGCGTGCTGGCGGTAGGGGCAGACAAGCGTACGGAGTTGCTGCCCAACGTGCCGACGGTGCAGGAAGCAGGCGGTCATGCCAACAGCATCCCCACGACCACCTTTGCGCTGTTCGCTCCTGGTACCACACCGGATGACACCGTAAAGGAGATTCAGGAACAGGTCGATGCGGCCCTGAAAACGCCCGAGATGCTGGCCGCTTTCAAGAGCCGTGGACTGGCCCAGTTCTACACCACCCCGGCCCAGACTCTGGAGCGCGTGCAAAATGACTCCAAGGTCTATGCTGAGTTGATTCCTACACTGGGTATTCAGCCTGAATAG
- a CDS encoding MarR family winged helix-turn-helix transcriptional regulator: MSPTEHDTVFVENYLPALLAQASQLISAEFHEVVLSNGLSISEWRVLSTLSGAGEVSIGHLARIATTKQPTVTRLLDRLEKQGLLRRVAHDVDRRITLVRITEEGQTLISGLIAKARLHEQEVVQRLQPLDVGALKTTLRRLISEQHDYNDQ, from the coding sequence ATGAGCCCCACCGAACACGACACCGTCTTTGTCGAAAACTACCTGCCCGCCTTATTGGCCCAGGCCAGCCAACTGATCTCTGCCGAGTTCCACGAAGTGGTGCTAAGCAACGGTTTGTCCATTTCCGAGTGGCGTGTCCTGTCCACCCTGTCGGGCGCGGGCGAAGTCAGTATCGGCCACTTGGCTCGTATTGCAACGACCAAACAACCGACCGTCACCCGCTTGCTGGACAGACTGGAAAAACAGGGTTTGCTGCGCCGCGTGGCCCACGATGTGGACCGCCGTATCACGCTGGTCCGTATTACCGAAGAAGGCCAAACCCTGATCTCCGGTCTGATTGCCAAGGCCCGCCTGCACGAGCAGGAAGTGGTGCAGCGCCTGCAGCCACTGGATGTCGGTGCCCTCAAGACCACCTTGCGGCGCCTGATCTCCGAGCAGCACGACTACAACGATCAGTAA
- a CDS encoding indolepyruvate ferredoxin oxidoreductase subunit alpha, which translates to MAERSFVEEVKKLRLGDGDVFSGEGILAVTKALLESGVSYVAGYQGAPISHLMDVLADAQDILQENGIRFENSASEATAAATLAASVNYPLRGAITFKATVGTNVASDALANLASGGVKGGALIIVGEDYGEGSSIMQERSHAFAMKSQMWMLDPRPNLPCIVQAVKDGFDLSEASNTPVMLQLRIRACHVHGQFVASDNRRAKFTIKEAMEQPTRDINRIVLPPASFMHEKEKIEQRWPNAVKFIEERQLNEFFADGTDDVGLIVQGGGYNTVIRALEHLDLADVFGESKVPMYVMNVAYPLIESEVVRFCEGKRAVLVLEEGQPNFVEQNISDIVRRHNVDVTLHGKDLLPLAGEYNTATMLKGLRAFMEKYGRVEPLAPRKPRVIPMKVETVERPKAEQASLVEVEAAEIKPLGSLDENVHARPPGFCTGCPERPIFTALKLVERELGEHHVSADIGCHLFSILPPFNLGNTTMGYGLGGAGSAALNVDSDKRAISVMGDGGFWHNGLTSGIANAVFNRSDNLTIVIDNSYTAATGGQDILSSKAKNETRSTGHLIEKAARGVGVEWLRMIRRTYDLKTMTATLREALTTKEKGPKVLVAQSECMLNRQRREKGQVRKAVAAGERVVRERFGVDPDTCTGDHSCIRLSGCPSLSIRPNPDALRQDPVANVMNSCVGCGLCGEVSHAAILCPSFYRAQVVSNPTGWDKFREKTRRGFIGWLQRRDAARRDRLAF; encoded by the coding sequence ATGGCTGAGCGATCGTTTGTCGAAGAAGTCAAAAAGCTGCGCCTGGGTGATGGAGACGTATTCAGTGGCGAAGGCATCCTGGCGGTGACCAAGGCCCTGCTGGAATCAGGCGTGTCCTACGTGGCCGGTTACCAGGGTGCACCTATCTCGCACTTGATGGACGTCTTGGCCGATGCCCAGGACATCTTGCAAGAGAACGGAATCCGTTTTGAAAACAGCGCCAGCGAGGCGACGGCGGCGGCAACACTGGCTGCGTCGGTCAACTACCCGCTGCGTGGCGCCATTACTTTCAAAGCAACGGTAGGCACCAACGTGGCCTCGGACGCGCTGGCCAACCTGGCCTCGGGTGGGGTCAAGGGCGGTGCGCTGATCATTGTGGGCGAAGACTACGGTGAAGGCTCGTCCATCATGCAGGAGCGTAGCCACGCTTTTGCCATGAAATCCCAGATGTGGATGCTCGATCCCCGCCCCAACCTGCCCTGTATTGTGCAAGCGGTTAAAGACGGCTTTGATCTGTCCGAAGCGTCCAATACCCCGGTGATGTTGCAGCTGCGGATTCGCGCCTGCCACGTGCATGGCCAGTTTGTGGCCTCGGACAACCGCCGCGCCAAGTTCACTATTAAAGAAGCCATGGAGCAACCCACACGCGATATCAATCGCATTGTGTTGCCGCCTGCCAGCTTCATGCACGAAAAAGAAAAGATCGAACAGCGCTGGCCTAATGCCGTCAAGTTCATCGAAGAGCGTCAGCTGAACGAGTTCTTTGCAGATGGCACCGATGATGTGGGCTTGATCGTTCAGGGCGGTGGCTACAACACCGTGATCCGTGCGCTTGAGCATCTGGATCTGGCCGATGTGTTCGGCGAATCCAAAGTGCCCATGTACGTCATGAACGTGGCCTACCCCTTGATTGAATCTGAAGTCGTTCGCTTTTGTGAAGGCAAGCGTGCGGTGCTGGTGCTGGAAGAAGGTCAGCCCAACTTTGTGGAACAGAACATCTCCGACATCGTGCGTCGTCACAATGTGGATGTGACGCTGCACGGCAAGGATCTGCTGCCATTGGCCGGTGAGTACAACACTGCCACCATGTTGAAGGGCCTGCGTGCCTTCATGGAAAAATACGGCCGCGTCGAGCCTCTGGCCCCTCGCAAGCCACGCGTGATTCCGATGAAAGTCGAGACCGTGGAGCGTCCTAAAGCTGAACAAGCCAGTCTGGTGGAAGTCGAAGCGGCTGAGATCAAACCCTTGGGCAGCCTGGACGAGAACGTCCACGCCCGACCCCCCGGGTTTTGTACCGGCTGTCCCGAGCGTCCTATCTTTACTGCCTTGAAGCTGGTGGAGCGCGAATTGGGCGAACACCACGTGTCGGCCGACATTGGTTGCCACCTGTTCTCCATTTTGCCGCCCTTCAACCTGGGTAACACCACCATGGGTTACGGCCTGGGTGGCGCCGGTTCGGCTGCTTTGAATGTGGATTCGGACAAGCGCGCGATCTCGGTCATGGGTGACGGTGGTTTCTGGCACAACGGTTTGACCAGCGGTATTGCCAACGCCGTGTTCAACCGCAGTGACAACCTGACCATTGTGATCGACAACAGCTACACCGCAGCCACGGGTGGTCAGGATATTCTGTCCTCCAAGGCCAAGAACGAAACCCGCAGTACCGGTCACCTGATCGAGAAAGCGGCGCGGGGTGTGGGTGTGGAATGGCTGCGCATGATTCGTCGCACCTACGACCTGAAGACCATGACGGCCACCTTGCGTGAAGCCCTGACGACCAAGGAAAAAGGTCCCAAGGTGCTGGTGGCGCAAAGCGAATGTATGTTGAACCGTCAGCGTCGTGAAAAAGGCCAGGTGCGTAAAGCCGTGGCTGCTGGCGAACGTGTGGTGCGCGAGCGCTTTGGTGTGGACCCGGATACATGTACCGGCGATCACTCCTGCATTCGTTTGTCCGGTTGCCCTTCGCTGTCGATTCGCCCCAATCCGGACGCCCTGCGTCAGGACCCCGTAGCGAATGTGATGAACAGTTGTGTGGGTTGCGGTCTGTGTGGTGAGGTTTCCCACGCCGCGATTCTGTGCCCGTCTTTCTACCGTGCACAAGTGGTCAGCAACCCGACAGGCTGGGACAAGTTCCGCGAAAAAACCCGCCGTGGCTTTATCGGTTGGTTGCAGCGTCGTGACGCTGCTCGTCGTGATCGTCTGGCCTTCTAA
- a CDS encoding indolepyruvate oxidoreductase subunit beta family protein, producing the protein MQIKPIKIAILAMGGEGGGVLADWIVNLGEQNGYFAQTTSVPGVAQRTGATIYYVELFPHSAAVDGKKPVLALMPMPGDVDVVLASELMEAGRAVQRGLVTEDRTTLIASTHRVYSIAEKSAMGDGRVDDNALIAHASQAAKRFVYFNMEKAAEDSGSVISAVLFGALASTGVLPFSRSQFEQTIERGGVGVKPSLKAFGAAYARVAEGDAGKSDSETKPVDMATLAPRDPAVAKLIDRVRAEVPEQAQPIVVEGVRRVLDFQDVAYANLYLDRLKKISQFARPDDVALIRETGRYLALWMSYEDAIRVAELKTRSSRFDRVHKEVRATDGQIVAINEYMHPRVEEISEILPFASVGRWLMRPTWGNKLVKSQTKSGRVIQTSSVRGFIPLYVLSGFKRWRRRTLRYQAEQQRIEGWLKQIEQAADAHPALALEIAQCQRLVKGYGDTHARGLRNYQTVMSALERNPSTLSPAILGALRDAALADEHGTKLEAALRQYALV; encoded by the coding sequence ATGCAGATCAAACCAATCAAGATTGCTATTTTGGCCATGGGTGGCGAAGGTGGCGGCGTGTTGGCCGACTGGATCGTCAATCTGGGCGAACAAAACGGCTACTTTGCACAGACCACCTCGGTGCCTGGCGTGGCTCAGCGTACCGGCGCCACGATTTACTACGTGGAACTGTTCCCGCATTCGGCGGCTGTGGATGGCAAAAAGCCGGTGCTGGCCCTGATGCCTATGCCCGGTGATGTGGATGTGGTGCTGGCCTCCGAGCTGATGGAAGCCGGTCGCGCTGTACAACGTGGGCTGGTCACCGAGGACCGCACCACGCTGATTGCCTCTACGCACCGTGTCTATTCCATTGCCGAAAAATCGGCCATGGGCGATGGCCGTGTGGACGACAATGCTCTGATTGCGCACGCAAGCCAGGCGGCCAAGCGTTTTGTGTACTTCAATATGGAAAAAGCGGCCGAGGACTCGGGCAGCGTGATTTCCGCCGTGCTGTTTGGCGCCTTGGCCAGCACCGGCGTGCTGCCCTTTAGCCGCTCGCAGTTCGAGCAGACCATCGAGCGCGGTGGTGTGGGCGTCAAACCCAGCCTGAAGGCTTTTGGTGCCGCTTACGCCCGTGTTGCTGAAGGCGATGCAGGCAAATCCGATTCGGAAACCAAGCCGGTTGATATGGCTACGTTGGCCCCTCGCGATCCTGCAGTGGCCAAGCTGATTGACCGTGTCCGTGCCGAAGTGCCCGAGCAGGCCCAGCCTATCGTGGTGGAAGGGGTGCGTCGGGTTCTGGACTTCCAGGACGTGGCCTACGCCAATCTGTATCTGGACCGCCTGAAAAAGATCAGCCAGTTTGCCCGTCCTGACGATGTGGCCCTGATCCGTGAAACAGGCCGTTATCTGGCGTTGTGGATGTCCTATGAGGACGCCATTCGCGTGGCCGAACTGAAAACCCGCTCCAGCCGTTTTGATCGTGTACATAAAGAAGTGCGTGCAACTGACGGCCAGATCGTGGCGATCAATGAATACATGCATCCCCGTGTGGAAGAAATCAGCGAAATCCTGCCTTTTGCCAGTGTGGGCCGTTGGTTGATGCGTCCTACCTGGGGCAACAAGCTGGTGAAGTCGCAGACCAAATCCGGTCGTGTTATTCAAACCAGTTCGGTGCGCGGTTTCATTCCTTTGTACGTACTGTCGGGCTTTAAGCGTTGGCGTCGTCGTACGCTGCGTTACCAGGCCGAGCAGCAGCGTATTGAAGGCTGGCTAAAGCAGATCGAACAGGCTGCCGATGCCCACCCGGCTTTGGCGCTGGAAATTGCTCAGTGCCAGCGTCTGGTCAAAGGTTATGGCGATACGCATGCCCGTGGTTTGCGTAATTACCAGACCGTGATGTCGGCGCTGGAGCGTAACCCCAGCACCCTGTCACCTGCCATCTTGGGTGCCTTGCGTGATGCGGCATTGGCCGACGAGCACGGCACCAAGCTGGAGGCGGCACTGCGCCAGTACGCTCTGGTGTAA
- a CDS encoding MarR family winged helix-turn-helix transcriptional regulator — protein sequence MNQSEAALEFLVEPADAGFEGRVGPKDPASLKLWLRMLTCTKQIEDEIRRRLRQNFDISLARFDYMAQLYRYPQGLKMGELSRYLMVTGGNITGLTDELAREGMVSRQSSPTDRRAWVLRLTPKGKSSFEAMAQAHSDWIAEMFEGLGTEEVVHIHQHLGLLRVHLQSAAG from the coding sequence ATGAATCAAAGCGAAGCAGCACTCGAATTTTTGGTAGAGCCGGCCGATGCCGGTTTTGAAGGGCGCGTCGGTCCCAAGGACCCGGCCAGCCTGAAACTGTGGTTGCGCATGCTGACCTGCACCAAGCAGATCGAGGACGAAATCCGTCGCCGCCTGCGCCAGAATTTTGATATTTCGCTGGCCCGTTTTGACTATATGGCCCAGTTGTACCGCTACCCGCAGGGCCTGAAGATGGGTGAGTTGTCGCGCTATCTGATGGTGACCGGCGGCAATATTACCGGACTGACTGACGAGCTGGCCCGCGAGGGCATGGTGTCTCGTCAGAGTAGCCCGACAGATCGACGTGCCTGGGTGTTGCGACTGACCCCCAAGGGCAAAAGCAGTTTTGAGGCGATGGCCCAGGCCCACAGCGACTGGATTGCAGAAATGTTTGAAGGACTGGGTACCGAGGAAGTCGTGCACATCCATCAGCATCTGGGCCTGTTGCGGGTCCATCTGCAAAGCGCTGCTGGCTAG
- a CDS encoding acyl-CoA thioesterase, with protein MVSKLYEQEHRIRFSECDPAGIVFYPQYFVMFNDLMEAWIDSMTPEGFHNMIASKRVGMPSVHIEAEFKSISRMGDDVVMSLGVERIGNSSLTLLLRCIGKDGVLRMQVRQTVVTTSLETHLGISIPDFLRNPMQEYVIAQPESSKA; from the coding sequence ATGGTTTCCAAGCTGTACGAACAAGAACATCGCATCCGTTTTTCGGAATGCGATCCAGCGGGTATCGTTTTTTATCCGCAGTACTTTGTGATGTTTAACGACCTGATGGAAGCATGGATCGACTCCATGACCCCCGAGGGTTTTCACAACATGATCGCCAGCAAACGGGTAGGCATGCCCTCGGTGCATATTGAGGCCGAGTTCAAGTCCATCAGCCGTATGGGTGATGATGTGGTGATGAGCCTGGGTGTGGAACGCATTGGCAATAGCTCCTTGACGCTGCTGTTGCGTTGCATCGGTAAAGATGGTGTGCTGCGTATGCAAGTGCGCCAGACCGTGGTGACCACCTCGCTGGAGACGCACCTGGGTATTTCTATCCCTGATTTTCTGCGCAACCCCATGCAAGAGTATGTGATTGCCCAGCCAGAAAGCAGCAAGGCTTGA
- a CDS encoding bifunctional salicylyl-CoA 5-hydroxylase/oxidoreductase — MNIVCIGGGPAGLYFGLLMKLQNPQNEVFVVERNRPYDTFGWGVVFSDATMENLREADPVSAQTIGDAFNHWDDIECHFKGSAVRSSGHGFIGIGRKKLLNILQARCEEVGVKLVFETVVTDEAELARKYNADILIASDGINSAVRTRYEDVFQPDIDTRNCRFVWLGTEKVFDAFNFIFVETEHGWFQAHAYRFQDGLSTFIVETPEETWQKAGIGEMSQEDAIAYCEKLFADHLDGNKLISNATHLRGSAIWIRFPRVICNKWVHWQDYGTGKKVPVVLMGDAAHTAHFSIGSGTKLALEDAITLAQHMDHESMEEALKDYEAARSVDVLRIQNAARNSTEWFENVARYANMKPEQFTYSMLTRSQRISHENMRMRDAAWLEKYERWMATEAGMTLADGEKAPSPMFTPFKLRDMQLKNRVVLSPTLMYSAKDGMPGATHQVHYGSRAMGGAGLIMAEMTAVTPEGRVTPGCTGLWNDEQANAWKPVVAFAHEQGAKIGVQLGHAGRRGSTQLGWEKANQPLAEGNWPLVSASALPYQAGVTAVPAEITRAQMDEIRDAFVAAAKRADQAGFDCIELQAAHGYLLSSFISPLTNQRSDEFGGSLENRMAYPLEVFAAIRAVWPENKPIMVRISATDWAEGGNTADDGVEIARLFKQAGADLIDVSSGEVVLEQQPIYGRMYQTPFSDRIRNEAGIATMAVGSIMEADHANSIIAAGRADLCALSRGFLADANWPQRQAAELGYTDLAWPVQYEWGKDWLQRQIKRAPVAQDGPAKS; from the coding sequence ATGAATATCGTATGTATTGGCGGAGGCCCAGCCGGCTTGTATTTCGGTTTGCTGATGAAGTTGCAAAACCCTCAGAACGAGGTTTTTGTTGTCGAGCGCAACCGACCGTACGACACCTTTGGCTGGGGTGTGGTGTTCTCGGACGCCACCATGGAAAACCTGCGTGAAGCTGACCCCGTGTCCGCGCAGACCATCGGTGACGCGTTCAACCACTGGGACGACATTGAGTGCCATTTCAAAGGTAGCGCCGTGCGCTCCAGCGGTCATGGCTTTATCGGGATTGGTCGCAAGAAACTGCTGAACATCCTGCAAGCTCGCTGTGAAGAAGTGGGCGTCAAGCTGGTGTTCGAGACCGTGGTCACGGACGAAGCTGAATTGGCCCGCAAGTACAACGCCGATATCCTGATCGCTTCTGACGGCATCAACAGTGCTGTGCGTACCCGTTACGAAGACGTGTTTCAGCCTGATATCGACACCCGTAACTGCCGCTTTGTGTGGTTGGGTACGGAAAAAGTGTTCGATGCCTTTAACTTCATCTTTGTTGAAACCGAGCACGGCTGGTTCCAGGCTCACGCCTACCGCTTCCAGGACGGCCTGTCCACGTTCATCGTGGAAACGCCTGAAGAGACCTGGCAGAAAGCCGGTATTGGCGAAATGTCGCAGGAAGATGCCATTGCCTACTGCGAAAAGCTGTTTGCCGATCATCTGGATGGCAACAAGCTGATCAGCAATGCCACCCACCTGCGCGGTTCGGCCATCTGGATCCGTTTCCCACGCGTTATCTGCAACAAGTGGGTGCACTGGCAAGATTACGGCACCGGCAAGAAAGTTCCTGTGGTGCTGATGGGCGACGCTGCTCACACCGCTCACTTTTCTATTGGTTCCGGCACCAAGCTGGCCCTGGAAGATGCCATCACCCTGGCCCAGCACATGGACCACGAGTCCATGGAAGAGGCCCTGAAAGATTACGAAGCCGCTCGTAGCGTGGACGTATTGCGTATTCAGAATGCTGCCCGCAACTCGACCGAATGGTTCGAGAACGTGGCCCGTTACGCCAATATGAAGCCCGAGCAGTTCACCTACTCCATGCTGACCCGCTCGCAGCGCATCTCGCACGAGAACATGCGCATGCGTGACGCCGCCTGGCTGGAAAAATACGAGCGCTGGATGGCGACCGAAGCCGGCATGACGCTGGCCGACGGTGAAAAGGCCCCTTCGCCCATGTTCACGCCCTTCAAGCTGCGCGATATGCAGTTGAAGAACCGTGTCGTGCTCTCGCCCACCTTGATGTACAGCGCCAAGGACGGTATGCCCGGTGCTACGCACCAAGTGCATTACGGCAGCCGCGCCATGGGTGGTGCTGGCCTGATCATGGCTGAAATGACGGCGGTGACGCCTGAAGGCCGTGTCACTCCCGGTTGTACCGGTCTGTGGAACGACGAGCAGGCCAATGCCTGGAAACCTGTAGTGGCTTTTGCCCACGAACAGGGTGCCAAGATTGGTGTGCAACTGGGCCATGCGGGCCGTCGCGGTTCGACGCAACTGGGCTGGGAAAAAGCCAATCAGCCGCTGGCTGAAGGCAACTGGCCTTTGGTGTCGGCTTCCGCCCTGCCGTATCAGGCGGGCGTAACTGCCGTGCCTGCCGAGATTACCCGTGCCCAGATGGACGAAATTCGTGACGCCTTTGTGGCTGCGGCCAAGCGCGCCGATCAGGCCGGTTTTGACTGCATCGAATTGCAAGCGGCCCACGGCTACCTCTTGTCCAGCTTCATCTCGCCGCTGACGAATCAGCGTAGTGACGAGTTTGGTGGTAGTCTGGAAAATCGCATGGCTTACCCGCTGGAAGTGTTTGCGGCTATCCGCGCCGTCTGGCCAGAGAACAAGCCCATCATGGTGCGTATCTCGGCAACCGACTGGGCCGAAGGCGGCAACACGGCGGACGACGGTGTGGAAATTGCACGCCTGTTCAAGCAAGCCGGTGCCGATCTGATCGACGTGTCCTCGGGTGAAGTGGTGCTGGAGCAGCAGCCAATTTACGGCCGCATGTACCAGACACCATTCTCCGACCGTATCCGTAACGAAGCCGGTATCGCCACCATGGCGGTGGGTTCGATCATGGAAGCGGATCACGCCAACAGCATTATTGCTGCAGGCCGTGCTGACCTGTGTGCCCTGTCGCGTGGCTTTTTGGCCGACGCAAACTGGCCTCAGCGTCAGGCTGCGGAGCTGGGTTACACCGACCTGGCCTGGCCCGTTCAGTACGAATGGGGCAAGGACTGGTTGCAGCGTCAAATCAAACGTGCGCCAGTGGCCCAGGACGGCCCTGCCAAGTCATAA
- a CDS encoding cupin domain-containing protein translates to MSEERFDTHRESVLGRADVEDTPELVKYYQDLTQFEAGALWTVANKIEPWEPKSDSVPVVWRYRDLRDYVLRSVDLVSPEKAGRRVIYLNNPGRQEVSAAVGWLYSGLQVMKPGEAASAHAHSSSALRFIMEGRGAYTIVDGHKMTLGANDFVLTPNGCWHEHGVEADGLPCIWQDGLDIPLVNALEAGFYAVHPDLSQAITHPVNDAVGIWGGRGLKPTLHDWQKPYSPLLKYEWEPTYEALSAYAKVTDGSPFDGVIMDYINPLTGGPVMSTIGASMQMLRPGEHTKAHRHTGSIMYQCAKGEGYSIINGKRFDWRERDIFCVPSWMFHEHVNGSSSDDACLFSFHDLPVMRALNLYREEALAENGGHQVLL, encoded by the coding sequence ATGTCGGAAGAACGTTTTGACACCCACCGCGAAAGCGTGCTCGGTCGTGCAGATGTTGAGGACACGCCCGAATTGGTGAAGTACTACCAGGATTTGACTCAGTTTGAGGCCGGCGCCCTGTGGACCGTGGCCAACAAGATTGAGCCCTGGGAGCCCAAGTCTGACTCCGTGCCAGTGGTCTGGCGCTACCGCGACCTGCGCGACTACGTGTTGCGTTCGGTCGATCTGGTCAGCCCTGAAAAGGCCGGTCGTCGCGTGATTTACCTGAACAACCCCGGTCGCCAGGAAGTCTCGGCGGCGGTGGGTTGGCTGTACTCCGGTTTGCAGGTCATGAAACCGGGCGAAGCGGCTTCCGCTCATGCTCACTCCTCCTCGGCCCTGCGTTTCATTATGGAAGGCCGTGGTGCCTACACCATCGTGGACGGCCACAAGATGACGCTGGGCGCCAATGACTTCGTGCTCACGCCTAACGGCTGCTGGCACGAGCATGGCGTTGAAGCGGACGGCCTGCCTTGCATCTGGCAAGACGGACTGGACATCCCCTTGGTCAACGCACTGGAAGCCGGTTTCTACGCGGTTCACCCTGACTTGTCCCAAGCCATTACGCACCCCGTCAATGACGCGGTGGGTATCTGGGGTGGCCGTGGCCTGAAGCCAACCTTGCACGACTGGCAAAAACCGTACTCGCCCCTGCTCAAGTACGAGTGGGAGCCTACTTACGAAGCCTTGTCGGCCTACGCCAAGGTCACGGACGGCAGCCCGTTTGATGGCGTCATCATGGACTACATCAACCCGCTGACTGGCGGCCCTGTCATGTCTACCATTGGCGCCAGCATGCAAATGCTGCGTCCTGGCGAGCACACCAAGGCCCACCGTCACACGGGCAGCATCATGTATCAATGCGCCAAAGGTGAAGGGTATTCCATCATCAATGGCAAACGCTTTGACTGGCGCGAACGCGACATTTTCTGCGTACCTTCCTGGATGTTCCACGAGCACGTGAACGGTTCCTCGTCCGATGACGCTTGCCTGTTCTCGTTCCACGATCTGCCCGTGATGCGCGCCCTGAATCTGTACCGCGAAGAAGCGCTGGCAGAGAACGGCGGCCACCAGGTCCTGCTGTAA
- a CDS encoding fumarylacetoacetate hydrolase family protein, producing the protein MRLVTYRSEVAAAGRLGAIVGDLVVDLGYLGDATGHMLPDNMLDFIDLGPAAVTSTARLLETYADDMPFGVALPLANVKLLAPIPRPRKNIFGIGLNYVEHVAESSRTLDTSKELPKQPVIFSKPPTTVVGPGDAIEHNKNITQQMDWEVELAVIMGTRAQRVAKEDALKYVFGYSVMIDVSARDCRRAGQWIYSKGQDTYAPFGPVIVTADELTDPHNLNLSLTLNGVTKQSSNTKHMLFNVNDLIADISAGITLEPGDIIATGTPEGVGAGRDPQEWMWPGDVVHAVVEGIGELRHPIVDVTPQN; encoded by the coding sequence ATGCGTCTTGTAACGTACCGTAGTGAAGTTGCTGCCGCTGGCCGCTTGGGTGCCATTGTGGGCGATCTGGTGGTTGACCTGGGTTACCTGGGCGACGCCACAGGCCACATGCTGCCTGACAATATGCTCGATTTCATCGACCTGGGCCCAGCCGCTGTGACTTCCACGGCTCGCTTGCTGGAAACCTACGCCGACGATATGCCTTTTGGTGTGGCGCTGCCCCTGGCCAACGTCAAGCTGTTGGCTCCTATCCCACGCCCACGCAAGAACATCTTTGGTATCGGTCTGAACTACGTGGAACACGTGGCCGAATCCAGCCGTACGCTGGACACCTCCAAAGAGCTGCCCAAACAGCCCGTGATTTTCTCCAAGCCACCCACCACCGTGGTTGGCCCTGGCGACGCTATCGAGCACAACAAGAACATCACTCAGCAAATGGACTGGGAAGTGGAACTGGCCGTGATCATGGGCACCCGTGCTCAGCGCGTGGCTAAAGAGGACGCCCTGAAGTACGTGTTCGGTTACTCCGTCATGATCGACGTGAGCGCCCGCGACTGCCGTCGTGCCGGTCAGTGGATTTACTCCAAAGGCCAGGACACCTACGCTCCTTTCGGTCCCGTGATCGTGACGGCCGACGAGCTGACCGATCCTCACAACCTGAACCTGAGCCTGACGCTCAACGGTGTGACCAAGCAAAGCTCCAACACCAAGCACATGCTGTTCAACGTGAACGACCTGATCGCAGACATCAGTGCCGGTATCACGCTGGAACCCGGTGACATCATCGCTACCGGTACCCCAGAAGGCGTGGGCGCTGGCCGTGATCCTCAAGAGTGGATGTGGCCTGGTGACGTGGTGCACGCAGTGGTCGAAGGCATTGGCGAATTGCGTCACCCCATCGTGGACGTGACCCCCCAAAACTAA